Genomic segment of Plasmodium brasilianum strain Bolivian I chromosome 8, whole genome shotgun sequence:
aactatttaatgttgtcctttttaaaaaaaaaaaaaaaaatatttgttgaGACTTAActacaaaattatatagtaaGAAAagcttatatttataaatttaccgtggaaataaaaatagtaatgcAAGAGAAgcttttgtaaatataaataataagtgGAACATAATGGAAAACAATTAGTATATAGGATAATGACacgtaaaaaattatagaagaatttatatataaatcaagTAACAAGTAGATGGCACCTAGTGcttactatatatttatatgtttatatatttgttttatttttttgttattatagaTGATTAATTATGagtttaattgtttttttttttttttttaattggtgtacaaattttaagtataatttattttttaatcattttatatttattcgttttatgtttatccattttttatttatttgttttatgtttatccattttttatttattcattttatgtatatttaatttatgtatattcattttatgtatatttattttatgtatattcattttatgtatattcattttatgtatattcattttatgtatattcattttttattttattttactttgttttatttttgaagtGCATTTTTGTGGAATTAAATGGAAAACATAAGTATACTTTTGTAAACTTACGGCTTAtgttatttttcaatttactattttatattcctttattttgtaatctaccgtttcccattttttcatgttacattttatatgtCCATTTTACGCGTATACTTAAGCGCACGTTTGTGAGTATATGCACAtctatacacatatatatatatatatatatatatatatatatatatatttgagcACACGCCTTGACATGTTCTTTATTGCGTTTGTTCGCATTTCTATGCGTACCTTTATCCATTTATCGTTcattgtacattttttttaaaataaaatagctgtaattttttattaaccaAAAAGAGGGAAATTTTAATGTGTAATAATTTGCTCATGTAATGcctacgtatatatatgcgtatgtgtAATTGTACGTATGGGTAAGTGTACGTATGAGTATGCGTACGTGTGTGTATGTTCACGTAtacgtatgcatatttatgtatgttcgCATATGTTCGCGTATGAGTATATGTATGCGTGTGCAAACGTCGTGAGTCTGCTATGCTGACACTTGGAGCCCTCCCCccaaatttttctttcttttttttttttttacggaaaataaaatgaaaataagatTGCTGTGTGAAATAATATCTATGATTTTGCtacatgtaatattttataaggtgtccatttattatttattgagGTATTTAGACATTTTAAATCATTcgaataaatttaataaaaatattttttttataacttttttagtTTGTATGTCAatattttcactttttttatttgagtTATCAAATGTAGTATCGAATGTTATAATAGCCTATGTATGGCATATAGACATATGCATTTTAGTATGTGTGTTATATATAGTTATTCCAGTAGAGTTTATAAATACTATATTTGATTCAAACAactataaagaaataatatcgCCAGAGTTTTATTCTCATTCACATATTAAGTTGATAAAGAAGTATTACATGAAAATAAGTAGGATATACAAACACCAAAATGgaattagtaaaaaaataaaaaagcatttattcctttttcgaagtattatatttttatcttttctttgGTTAAGTGTAGgagcattaaaaaatatgatttataaaaaaaactacaACTATGTAATTGCAGGTGATAATTCTATAAAcattagaaaatatatattatacaataaACATGGGGAAAAACATGAtcagaataaatatttctacaaaacagttttctttttttttgaaaaagaacATAAATGCTACAATTACTATTTAAATAACTCGGatgaagaatataaaaaggacaagaaacaaaattttcaaaattatttttatcaaatgtATCACATTCTTTATAtcgttatttttattttaatcaatcgatttttattactttacaAATTTGTTATTAGAGAGttactaataaatatatgtgcactAGGAGTGACAACAAATTCTATAGTTGCTGGTATATCAtccctttattttatatatgactACATTATTacctttatttattatttacaaataccaaaaatacaaatacagatatataatattgaaGAGAggattttaataaatttcacaaattatatgtttaaaaaggaagaacTGAAAAAGTTACagagtaatattaatattcatTCGAGTCCATTTTTATATGAGCCAAAAAGGAGTGCTTACTACATTGGGGAGGGCGAGAAGAACAAGCTAAAGTCATTGGAAGAGGGTATTGAAGAGAAGGAAGGGAAAGAGGTGAACAATGTGAAGGAAGCAAAAGGAGCGAAGGAAGCACAAGAAGGGTTAGTAGAGAAAGCACAAATAGGAACAGGGGAACGACGGAACGGAGGAGTAAACGCACAAAAAATATCCGCAAATAAGCGAAGGAAAAGAAGTAATTCCTTAAAGAAAGCGTCTCTCCTTGTAAGTTTCACGAACAGATTAAAAAGTATGTgcacatttaaaaataataatttattaaattatggAGGAAGTAGACAAATCACTTGTAATGATACTGCTATTTATGAGGAAAAacagaaatatttaaattcgtcaaaaaaaaaataccttaAACGAAGTTCACATAATAATgaacaagtaaaaaataaaaaaaaaaatggaaattttaGTGACCATGAATCTACtgtaattaattatttttataaaaatataagtaaaagtAATACgaacaatttaaaaagatCAAATAGTTGTCCACTCTCCTTTtctgaaaatattttttcttcttctgaAGAGGATGAAATGAGTGGAGATATAAGTGAAGAACAGAGGTTAAAACCGCCGAGGAAATACAAATCATTACATAATACAGCTTTCGACAAACCTATTAAGTCCAAAAGTAAAAGCAATAAAAACATGACTGCCACCCCTTTGAATCGTAATTATTACTCCATTTACAGCTGTTACGATAGTTTgaataagaagaaaagaaaaaaaaggaaaaaaaaatcaaatgaaaaaaaattaaatgaaaaaaatgaaaaaaaatcagatgaaaaaaatgaaaaaaaatcaaatgaaaaaaatgaaaaaaaatcagatgaaaaaaatgaaaaaaaatcagatgaaaaaaatgaaaaaaaatcaaatgaaaaaaaggataaaaaagcaaatgaaaaaatgacaaaTCGAAATATCGAAAACAACAATatatctaaaaaaattttattcaagAGTGTAAGTTTCCCCATGAATAATTTCCCCAAAACAATGCAGAATAAtgcacacaaaaaaaaaagaaaaatagagAGTGTCCAGTTTTTATATGAACTCGagaaaaatttacatttaaaaaatgtaaattctTTTGACAATGATGTGGACTATGACAATGGGGGTAACAGTGATGATGAAAACGATAGTGGTTATAAAAACGATAGTggttataaaaacaatagtGGTTATAAAAACGACAGTGGTTATAAAAACGACAGTGGTTATAAAAACAGTAATGACTGTAAAAGTGATAGTGGTTATGAAGACAACAGTGATTACGATGATGCAAATAGTTATGACGACGAAATGGCGAAGGTATTTAGTGAACGTTGCAGTAGCCATCCTATTAATGATGAAACTAAAACTTTGTACGAAACAAGTAATAAcgaaataaggaaaatacagaatatagaaaattataataaacttaaaaaagaaattgaaGATATTGTTTATACAAATACAAGTATGTATTATTCATTGAATGCTATACTAAGTAGAAAATTTGAAATTCAAAAGAATACAAAATGCCTATTCGGTAAAATTAATGTCTTTTTAAATTCTGTTATGTTCCTTAcagtaatttataaaattataatgtccactttaaatataatatttacaagGATACATATGAGAGATCCaatttctaaaattattgaaaaaatatgtatattttttaatatcagaTATAACACAGCTATTATGTATGCACCATATATAtccttaatatatatatcttatattgtagcaataaatatgaaaaagttTCTACAACAGGTTATTCAAATTTCTACctacttttcattttattttaaacttttttcaaatatgtggattcttttaatttcagAACTTATGGgtctatattttattactaattCTTTAATCTTAACGTCTTACCTACCCGTAAATTACAATCATATTATGAACTTTgttataagaaataattatgaCTATAATGTTTTCCAGTTGCATTCtgattatgtttttatttcatcCTTTGCGACCACGTTAATGTTTTGTGCCTTATACAtgacatatttttatttttactagcGTGTTACGAATTTGAGCTACCTTTTCATggtacctttttttttttttttttatcgtaaaattcatattgcattattttgaattgatggtatatatatatatatatatgtatatcccGCACTCCCCCtgttattaattatttttaatatgcgTAAAAGGAAAATGGCGAATACTTTGCCTTTATCctttttcttcatcattatatgttttatatacatatatagtttcatgcatatatgtagaatactatatattcataaatatgagCCCACTTCACATTTTTGTCTATCCttataattcattaatttatatttggtCTCATATAAAACactcttttcattttattattttttagttgaATTTTgtgtttattcttttttcattcctcctttttttttaattaacctTTTATGTGAAGCAAGTGCACATGTGTAAGATTACATGCACGGGTATATATACGTGcgtgtaaataaataaacctatatatatatatatatatatatatattcaaccATTTGACGAAacttttatatgttaaaattaCAAAGAATTATAGCAATGCTTTACAAGGAAAGGAAACGCGTAAAGCAAAATACGCACCGTGCGTGATACCATATGgtgctatattttttattttttttttttaatgtagtTGAAATGAGAAAAACTCCCCTTTTCAATTTAAGGATGTTGTGTTACTCTTAGCAGTGACTACTACAAAATTAGTAACATGCatgtgtatattattttcctttttttaaaaaaatttgtttggGGCTAATTTTTTAAACCCCTAATTTATATGAGCAATCCCTCTGTAACTTATGTGGGATACTAGCAAAAATAAGTATACTTGACCATCGCTACGAATGTgtttaagaattttttttttaattttttatctaaaaTAGTGTTATAACAAAATGGGGAAAAAACGTTATATCGTACTCCATTTCCTTCTTTAATTCTCACTGTTTTAGTTGTGccttttctgttttttctgttttttgtcttttttttttttttacataacgAAGTTGTAATAcgtaaaatagaaatattcgAGAAActactattttattactttcaTGTGTTGTCGTACTCATCTGCGGGATGTAGTTCACAAGCATATGTAGGCATTCATATGTACCCCCATTCACAAATGTGAACATTAATACatagacatatatatatatatatatatatttagagtAATAGAGACCACGCAAAACATGCAAGAATATGAACAGAACTGCTCCTTTTGAACATTTTAGgctatttttcgttttttttatgttttttttttttatctcgtATATTTATCTGCTATCTTTTGAGGTTAAGTTTTTTACTTTAACTAAAAATTGCtgttttaaatgaaaaaaagataagaaaaaaaaagtagtcttttttattagtttttcTCAAAGACGATTTCAGACTTTTATTTTCAAGAGTTCTTAATtttgttgtatatatttacatgttcCTTTTGTAAGacagtaatttttttgtttcctcgaatgtaaaaaaaaaaaaaaaaaaaaaaaaaaaaattcgcACTTCTGAGTTACTGAAGTTTTGCcttatacatttaatatataattagtgtatatatttattttgcgaatatataaaaatgcaaaagcgtacatatatgttcaGATTTATTTTACGTAAACATTTGTatgcattaaaaaatgatgctTAAAAATGTGTGTGCtgcttttataaaaatgcagtttttttcttcataggAAACACGTTTGATTTTTCATTACAACGAATATTAAACTTAGcataaacataatttttgctccaaaaaatttaatactaAAAAAAGCTCAACTTTTAAAATGGAATATTGCATACATTACTTCGCTTATATACTATTAAAAGGGTTAAAggtattttgtttttttttctcattttattttttttatttattcatttttttcttacttattttattttattttattatttttttttcttttagtgTCATAATATGaacctttttaaaaactatCTCGTCCCGTTATTCTTACAACTAATTTACGAGTTTTTACAACGTTTCGGGCTCAAAAGTATCAAAATTAAATGAGCACGTATAAAAAAAGGGCTTTTTTTAGTCTCATATTTGAtccgaatttttttttttccttaactTTTTTGGTTGTTCAAAtgtgcacacatatatacatatatatatatacaaataatgtGTAAGTGTTTTTGTATTTACAcacttaaatatttatgtacacataatatatatatatatttttttttttttcttcaatttgtgtagttatatattttaaaaaaaaacatttgtttgctttttgcattttatcattttttttagtaacattttaattcattttgtccttttataagaattaaaaagtattttaataggtatacatatgtataaacatatatattctcatgcacacgtatatgtgtatatatatgtatatatactcttatgtacacatacaatttcttaaaatttaataggacatattctttcctttttaatatatagcTTAGCTatactcattttttattagattTTTGTTTGTTGTCATTATCTTGGcagtttttataaaattatcttCCGTAAgtactttttttcatattaaggAATTATTTTGAACATTTTGTGAGCttacattttgttttgtaGTATGTTGATaatcacttttttttttttctgtttttttttttttttttttgcaatttttttttgagtatTTTACGTATATCTGACAGTGTGTACTTGTCCGTGAAAATTTACCctaatcctttttttcccttacatgtataaacgtacgtatgtgtatatactcgattacaaacatatatagaCACTCTTGCTTGCTAACATACAAGGGCATATTCCTTTGTCagcatacataaacatactCCTCTGTCagtatacataaacatactCCTCTGTcagtatacataaatatacccCTCTAtcaatatacataaacacaaTTCTTTGCCAGCATACCAATACATAAACCCAGTGCATACACAAAATGAGTATCCTCCCAGAAATTAAATATCAATTTACAAAGACGAAAATATGCAAACgttttttggaaaataaaTGCACGAATAGAGATAACTGCAATTATGCTCATGTAATAGAAGAACTAAGACCTTTAccaaatttagaaaatacaaaattatgtaaaagtgttaaaaaaaatatagcttGTACTAACCCCGATTGTAAATATGCACAcgaaatagaaaatttacATCCTAGTACTGATTTGGCTACTTATAAAACTactttatgttatttttggaaaaagaaaaaatgtatgaatCAAAGTAAATGCAGATTTGCTCATGGTATTCAAGAAATTCGACCTTTGAAGATAggaaaggaagaaaaaatagaagtaATAAATGACAAAAGAAATGATGCAGtaagtgaaaaaataaatgacccattaaatggaaaaaggAATGATGCagtaaatgcaaaaaaaaaattattactaccAAAAAATAACGACATCAATATTAGCCTACAAGAACACCAAACAATAAggcaaaatgaacaaatggtAGAAGACATATATGGAGAAGTAAATGAAAAGCCTCAAAAAGATGTAAACATAAGAGATGTTTTATCTAATCTAAttatattagaaaatataCCCATAATACAGAGCGATTTTGCAACTTTTAATGacgattttttaaatttttaccaAAACATGAGCTTAAATTTGAACAGCTTTTCTATATCGTCAGAGAGAAAGTATTccaattcatttttaaaaaaggaatttgATCAAACTCATTGTGCTGATATTTTTCATCCTGATGTCGATATGTTCAATGTTGATTTTCTTATGCAGGATAGtgtaaaagaaaattgtACTAGAAATAATGACATAAGCTACGGTGCTAATAGAGCAGTAATAATGGATGCTACGAATAACAGAAGAAATAATGATTCAAATGCAGATTTATATTTAGCCATTGATACCCCTACAGAGCAAGCACCTACCGACGATGATTACTTTAACaacatttataaaagtataaaaaaggaattatcaaaaaattttgaaaatatatacagcTACTAAGTATAGGCCCTAATTCCATACTTACGTTTGCACCTATTCACCATGCAATGTAAAGCAAAATTGGCCATAAAAGAACAGAAAAAACGTTCGCACGTTTTAGGgcgaataaataaataaatatatatatatatatataatcccATATGCAAAGAATTAACACCATTATAAAGTTGAATCGTCATTAAAAGTCAAATGCTCACGTATACTAATAAACCTATGAACATATTAATAGCGTAAAAAAGTTCAATACTATGCGCTAATGAGTCTCATATAACTGTAGAAATTTTTGCACTAAAAATCTGTCTTTTCAGATATGTAcccacacacatatatatgtatgcatattaaCCTACGAATCTGCATACTATCATATCATAATATTTGCGTAATCTTTAACAACGCAAAAAgcatgtttatttattatggTACTTGCTTTTATTATACACcagtataattaaattagtttctacatattatataaaattacattataATGAAGCAACTACCATGTAGTTGTGctctatttttgttttttttttcaaaacagtaaattatatatttttttatttaattttttttctgttatcTTCGTCTtgtcctattttttttttttttttttttttttgtcattatgcgtttattttaataattatttaaagtgcattgaatttttttttttcgttctacttgttttatttttaaattatttaaagtgtaattaattttttctttttccttttgtattgcatacataataatttcttttattacgTAAAATCGAAGCCACAgcatatatgttatttatttatataattatttaattttcatttttattttattttattttattttttcttactttaaattttaaaatgttatcgTTTTTTCATCCTTTTATGACCTATCTTGTCTTTACTTCTCTTgtgtttcttttaataacctcgaaaaaattttattatgaatttCATTTACAGTATGCCATACACTACTCAATAGTACTTGAGTCTAAAATGAAACAGGTTTTGTACGTTATACCCACAAGGACAAAAAGACGAAACTCTATTTCTATTGACttgttattcttttcttattattcttttcatattattcttttcttattattcttttcatattattcttttcttattattcttttcatattattcttttcatattattcttttcatattattcttttcatattattcttttcatataattcttttcttATTGTTCTGTTCTTACtgcttctttattttttatgcaaCCGTCGATAGGAAACATAACGAAATGGGAAGAgggttatatataaaaatgaaaatatgaacgAAATATATAGCATAGATgggggtaaaaaaaaagaaaaaaaaggatagtATTAAAAAGAGCAAATCGATTATAACTGACTGTAGTTTGCAAatgaatgtataaaaaaaaaaaaaaaaaaaacgagaCTTCTTAGAATGAAATACAAAGAAGctctattttatattcctGAAAATTAAAGGAGATTAAATAGCAAAAATGCTGAAAAGGTTTTCCCTTTTTCGTTCAGGGTATttactaatatattaaataaaaatggtcCTTCGTTCCTTACGACGAAATTATTCTATGATCATTTTGGTAAaaagctttttatttttaagaaaatttagtcatatatttaatattgtgttgttattttgttttgctttattttacttttttctgttttttcctatattttttatatttttttgttctattgttttttgttttattgttttGATTTAGTTTcgttttgtttaattttaattttttttttttttttcacgtacaaaaataatgttgccatagaaaatgaaaaaagaaaaaaaaaaaaaaaatatttatatatatttagagttatattatttattatcgtgccaaaaaggaaaaatctaaataaatatatgcttacTTATTAAAACGTTAAACTgtgatatataaatgtagaatttataaatattatatatatatatatatacaccttTATAGATGAAAACGagttaattataaattatatgtgtattcCTATGATACTACagtaaaagaagaaaatttaattacacatatatacactatgtgtatacttattttttttttttttttcacttttcactttttactttttatttttcatatttcattACTCATCTtcccttttcctttttttctttttttttggggtAGAAGGGGGggatactatatatatatatatatatatatatataaaaatttcatgTATGAAAAAGACGTCGAAAGTAATGTATTACTAAACTGCAAATGCTTATTTACATGAATATAACTTTCGAATAAGGTAAATGAGgaatcaataaaaatatagaataaatgaattcaaattataaaaaccCTGATATTAGTTTGTAattccataaaaaaaaaaaaaaaaaaaaggataaaatggataaaaataaaaataaagacgAAGATAAGCATGACGATATGGAGGTGGTCGCATCTAACTGCGCTGCTGCATGGCTGAGAGAGGTATAAAATGCTAAAATGacattttgtaatttttaaaatttggcCCTTcaagtaaatatacatacatatatgtatctatatctatctatatatatatttcttcccTTCCTTATGCTTCGACGTCtccttcttcttcttcaaaTTCACCCTCCTCTTCGGCTGTTGCATCCTGGTACTGTTGGTACTCAGAAACTAGATCGTTCATGTTCGATTCAGCTTCTGTGAATTCCATTTCGTCCATACCTTCTCCTGTGTACCAGTGCAAAAATGCCTTTCTTCTAAACATGGCTGTGAATTGATCTGAGACCCTCTTGAACATTTCCTGGATTGCTGTTGAGTTTCCTACGAAGGTTACGGCCATTTTCAGTCCCTTTGGCGGAATATCACAAACACTCGATctattttggaaaaaaataaaaaataaaataatagaattatatagcataataatataaaaaaagagaaaaaaatttctttttgcaCATGCACAGCTAATCACGTGAAGGAATGCTCGTACAGGTGAACATTACCCCCTAAAACTTATAAGCAATGGGTGTACAAAACTTACTTTGTGTTATGGGGTATCCATTCGACAAAGTAAGAAGAGTTCTTGTTTTGCACATTCAACATTTGCTCATCGACCTCCTTTGTTGACATTCTACCTCTAAACATAGCGCATGCAGTTAAGTATCTACCATGTCTTGGGTCACTTGCACACATCATATTCTTTGCATCAAACATCTGTTGAGTTAATTCTGGTACAGTTAGAGCTCTATATTGTTGACTACCTCTACTTGTTAATGGTGCAAAAccaatcataaaaaaatgtaaacgaGGAAAAGGGATTAAATTGACAGCTAATTTTCTTAAGTCTGAATTTAATTGACCAGGAAATCTTAAAGAACAAGTAACACCTGACATAGCAGCTGAAACTAAATGGTTTAAGTCACCATATGTTGGAGTTGTTAATTTAAGTGTTCTAAAacatatatcatataatgCTTCATTGTCAATAACTTGTACCTCATCAGCATTTTCTACTAATTGATGAACAGATAAAGTTGCATTATATGGCTCAACAACTGTATCTGATACTTTTGGTGATGGGAATACTGAAAATGTTTCCATAATTCGATCAGGATATTCTTctcttattttacttatcAACAATGTACCCATTCCACTACCTGTACCACCACCTAACGAATGAGTTATCTGAAATCCTTGAAGACAATCACATCCTTCTGCTTCTTTTCTAACTACATCTAAAACTGCATCTATTAATTCAGCACCTTCTGTATAATGTCCTTTTGCCCAATTATTTCCTGCTCCTGTTTGGCCAAATACAAAATTGTCTGGTCTAAATAATTGGCCAAATGGACCTGCTCGGACACTATCCATTGTACCTGGTTCTAAATCCATCAATATTGCTCGCGGAACGTACCTTCCTCCAGTTGCTTCATTGTAAAACACGTCTACTCTTTCTAATTGTAGGTCACTGTCTCCTCTATAGGTGCCGCTCTGTGGGGAAGTAAAGACATGTGCATACGCGTGTGTATATTTGTGTGTGTATACTTGCGGGTGAATatttgtgtgtgtgtgtactTGCGGGTGAATatttgtgtgtgtgtgtactTGCGGGTGAATATTTGTGTGTGCGTACGTGTAAGCATATATGTTATACATTCGCGTTTAACACTTGCGTACATATTAGGTATacgcaaaaatatattctaaaaaaagACATGGAATAATATGTACACTAAAAAGGCAGATTTTCACAATATCATGTTAAAAAAGGTATGcacaaaattacaaaatacgTTCAcagtatacatgtacatttaaaataaaagagtgCTTCATTCTACCCGttcattatctttttttttttttttttcttttcttttgttatgctttgtattattttcttttttttgctgattcttattaaatattCAACGTACACACATGAAAAACTTCCCACAGCACAcaatcaaataaataatacttatgtatatacgtaggGGGgcatgttaaaaaaaaaaaaataaatgcaaatgTAGCGCTTAAATGTAATGTGTGTACTAACAATGGACACATGAATTTATGAAGCTACATACGCCATTTTCAGTCCTCTTTCTTtccattcttttttaatataaaaaagggaacACGAAAATGGGAACACAAAAACAGGCACATATGAAAAAGCCCACAAAAGTGGGATATAAACCGCATTATGTAGCCACCATCGAACGGAGCAGCAAACGTATACatgaatgcaaaaaaaaaaaaacgagtGCCTGACAGACAAAAAGCTGTATAAGagcttatgtatatatatatatatatatatatatatatatatatatatatgtccaCACATTCCCGTACGCGCATTCTACTGATATATGTACACAGACATGAAATACagatatatatgcataagcatatatatgaatgttcttatatattatgtaccgGATCTATTCCATGTTCATCAGATATGACTTCCCAAAATTTTGCACCTATCTGATTACCACACTGGCCTGCTTGAATATGAACTATTTCcctcattttattttcttttaataaatttacttCAAAGAATGATATCTCtagtgatatatatatgtgtatatatatgtatgtatatatatatata
This window contains:
- a CDS encoding protein GPR89, which gives rise to MKIRLLCEIISMILLHVIFYKVSIYYLLRYLDILNHSNKFNKNIFFITFLVCMSIFSLFLFELSNVVSNVIIAYVWHIDICILVCVLYIVIPVEFINTIFDSNNYKEIISPEFYSHSHIKLIKKYYMKISRIYKHQNGISKKIKKHLFLFRSIIFLSFLWLSVGALKNMIYKKNYNYVIAGDNSINIRKYILYNKHGEKHDQNKYFYKTVFFFFEKEHKCYNYYLNNSDEEYKKDKKQNFQNYFYQMYHILYIVIFILINRFLLLYKFVIRELLINICALGVTTNSIVAGISSLYFIYDYIITFIYYLQIPKIQIQIYNIEERILINFTNYMFKKEELKKLQSNINIHSSPFLYEPKRSAYYIGEGEKNKLKSLEEGIEEKEGKEVNNVKEAKGAKEAQEGLVEKAQIGTGERRNGGVNAQKISANKRRKRSNSLKKASLLVSFTNRLKSMCTFKNNNLLNYGGSRQITCNDTAIYEEKQKYLNSSKKKYLKRSSHNNEQVKNKKKNGNFSDHESTVINYFYKNISKSNTNNLKRSNSCPLSFSENIFSSSEEDEMSGDISEEQRLKPPRKYKSLHNTAFDKPIKSKSKSNKNMTATPLNRNYYSIYSCYDSLNKKKRKKRKKKSNEKKLNEKNEKKSDEKNEKKSNEKNEKKSDEKNEKKSDEKNEKKSNEKKDKKANEKMTNRNIENNNISKKILFKSVSFPMNNFPKTMQNNAHKKKRKIESVQFLYELEKNLHLKNVNSFDNDVDYDNGGNSDDENDSGYKNDSGYKNNSGYKNDSGYKNDSGYKNSNDCKSDSGYEDNSDYDDANSYDDEMAKVFSERCSSHPINDETKTLYETSNNEIRKIQNIENYNKLKKEIEDIVYTNTSMYYSLNAILSRKFEIQKNTKCLFELMGLYFITNSLILTSYLPVNYNHIMNFVIRNNYDYNVFQLHSDYVFISSFATTLMFCALYMTYFYFY
- a CDS encoding zinc finger (CCCH type) protein, coding for MSILPEIKYQFTKTKICKRFLENKCTNRDNCNYAHVIEELRPLPNLENTKLCKSVKKNIACTNPDCKYAHEIENLHPSTDLATYKTTLCYFWKKKKCMNQSKCRFAHGIQEIRPLKIGKEEKIEVINDKRNDAVSEKINDPLNGKRNDAVNAKKKLLLPKNNDINISLQEHQTIRQNEQMVEDIYGEVNEKPQKDVNIRDVLSNLIILENIPIIQSDFATFNDDFLNFYQNMSLNLNSFSISSERKYSNSFLKKEFDQTHCADIFHPDVDMFNVDFLMQDSVKENCTRNNDISYGANRAVIMDATNNRRNNDSNADLYLAIDTPTEQAPTDDDYFNNIYKSIKKELSKNFENIYSY
- a CDS encoding tubulin beta chain, yielding MREIVHIQAGQCGNQIGAKFWEVISDEHGIDPSGTYRGDSDLQLERVDVFYNEATGGRYVPRAILMDLEPGTMDSVRAGPFGQLFRPDNFVFGQTGAGNNWAKGHYTEGAELIDAVLDVVRKEAEGCDCLQGFQITHSLGGGTGSGMGTLLISKIREEYPDRIMETFSVFPSPKVSDTVVEPYNATLSVHQLVENADEVQVIDNEALYDICFRTLKLTTPTYGDLNHLVSAAMSGVTCSLRFPGQLNSDLRKLAVNLIPFPRLHFFMIGFAPLTSRGSQQYRALTVPELTQQMFDAKNMMCASDPRHGRYLTACAMFRGRMSTKEVDEQMLNVQNKNSSYFVEWIPHNTKSSVCDIPPKGLKMAVTFVGNSTAIQEMFKRVSDQFTAMFRRKAFLHWYTGEGMDEMEFTEAESNMNDLVSEYQQYQDATAEEEGEFEEEEGDVEA